The Musa acuminata AAA Group cultivar baxijiao chromosome BXJ1-3, Cavendish_Baxijiao_AAA, whole genome shotgun sequence genome window below encodes:
- the LOC135617153 gene encoding histone H4-like, whose product MNLSPSRSSTRSRNVRSAWERDSESKMSGRGKGGKGLGKGGAKRHRKVLRDNIQGITKPAIRRLARRGGVKRISGLIYEETRGVLKIFLENVIRDAVTYTEHARRKTVTAMDVVYALKRQGRTLYGFGG is encoded by the coding sequence ATGAACCTCTCTCCTTCCCGTTCCAGCACCAGATCAAGGAACGTGAGGAGCGCGTGGGAAAGAGACAGCGAGAGCAAGATGTCCGGGCGAGGAAAGGGAGGGAAGGGGTTGGGGAAGGGCGGGGCGAAGCGCCACCGCAAGGTCCTCCGCGACAACATCCAGGGCATCACCAAGCCGGCCATCCGCCGCCTCGCGCGCCGCGGCGGCGTCAAGCGCATCTCCGGGCTCATCTACGAGGAGACCCGCGGCGTGCTCAAGATCTTCCTCGAGAACGTTATCCGCGACGCCGTCACCTACACCGAGCACGCCCGCCGCAAGACCGTCACCGCCATGGACGTCGTCTACGCCCTCAAACGCCAGGGCCGCACCCTCTACGGCTTCGGCGGTTGA
- the LOC135635908 gene encoding flocculation protein FLO11-like, with protein MASKPRALLSFLLLALFLSSAAAFDVMEILGPYPDYSTFTKYLTDMKLVDVINSRQTVTVLVLDNTAIAPLSSLPADKLKSAISAHILLGYYDPYVLDGDLNKSALLPTLLGSSGAGLLKYTEMPDDQMVFGSAAPGAPHDSMVIKVVGARPYNLSVLQIDKAILPPGIGSAVPATSTPPAATPSKATAAPPTTTPATSVTPSPAPENNGSPVVPVAAPATSPSASAAAPKPITSTPVEAPKPATSAPVEAPQSSSSSPVEGPQSSASAPVEAPQSSTGTPVEAPQSSTGTPVEAPQSSTGTPVEAPKPSTGAPAEGPESSTGAPAEGPESSTGAPAEGPESSTGAPAEGPELGTGAPAEAPESSTGAPAEGPESGTGAPAEGPESSTGSPAEGPESSTGAPAEGPESSTGAPAEGPEPSTAAPAEGPEPSTAAPVEGPEPTTAAPVGAPKPSSSAPVGAPKPSSSATVGVRKPSSSATVGVRKPSSSAPVGAPKPSSSAPVGAPKSSISAPVGAPKSSPITPVAAPKSSPSKSAKAHKARNTTAAAAPRSGAATPAESPRTSAAAPVMDASADAPDSSIGLPPSSTAPAEAPGPSSSAARVVAGLTLGLTMGAAAILGAI; from the coding sequence ATGGCCTCCAAACCCAGAGccctcctctccttcctcctcctggcCCTCTTCCTCTCCTCAGCTGCGGCTTTCGATGTCATGGAGATCCTCGGCCCTTACCCCGACTACTCCACCTTCACTAAGTACCTCACCGACATGAAGCTGGTCGACGTGATCAATAGTCGTCAGACCGTCACCGTCCTCGTCCTCGACAACACTGCCATCGCTCCACTCAGTTCCCTCCCCGCCGACAAGCTCAAGAGTGCCATCTCCGCCCACATCCTTCTCGGCTACTACGACCCCTACGTCCTCGACGGCGACCTCAACAAGTCCGCTCTCCTGCCCACCCTCCTCGGTTCCAGCGGCGCCGGTTTGTTGAAGTACACGGAGATGCCCGACGATCAGATGGTGTTCGGGTCGGCCGCGCCCGGCGCTCCTCACGACTCCATGGTGATCAAAGTCGTCGGAGCGAGGCCGTACAACCTGTCGGTGCTCCAGATCGACAAAGCCATTTTGCCGCCCGGCATCGGGAGCGCGGTGCCCGCGACGTCGACGCCGCCTGCCGCTACACCCTCGAAAGCAACGGCTGCGCCACCGACGACAACGCCAGCGACGTCTGTCACACCGTCACCGGCTCCTGAGAACAACGGTAGTCCTGTCGTCCCTGTGGCAGCTCCTGCAACTAGCCCCTCGGCGTCCGCGGCAGCTCCCAAGCCAATCACCAGCACACCTGTTGAGGCTCCAAAGCCAGCCACCAGCGCACCTGTCGAGGCTCCTCAATCGAGCAGCAGCTCACCTGTTGAGGGTCCACAGTCGAGCGCCAGCGCACCTGTTGAGGCTCCACAGTCGAGCACCGGCACACCTGTTGAGGCTCCACAGTCGAGCACCGGCACACCTGTTGAGGCTCCACAGTCGAGCACCGGCACACCTGTTGAGGCTCCAAAGCCGAGCACCGGCGCACCTGCTGAGGGTCCAGAATCGAGCACCGGCGCACCTGCTGAGGGTCCAGAATCGAGCACCGGCGCACCAGCTGAGGGTCCAGAGTCGAGTACCGGCGCACCTGCTGAGGGTCCAGAGTTGGGCACCGGCGCACCTGCTGAGGCTCCAGAGTCGAGCACCGGCGCACCTGCTGAGGGTCCAGAGTCGGGCACCGGCGCACCTGCTGAGGGTCCAGAGTCGAGCACCGGCTCACCTGCTGAGGGTCCAGAGTCGAGCACCGGCGCACCTGCCGAGGGTCCAGAGTCGAGCACCGGCGCACCTGCCGAGGGTCCAGAGCCGAGCACCGCCGCACCTGCCGAGGGTCCAGAGCCGAGCACCGCCGCCCCTGTTGAGGGTCCGGAGCCGACCACCGCCGCACCTGTCGGTGCTCCAAAGCCGAGCAGCAGCGCACCTGTAGGGGCTCCAAAGCCGAGCAGCAGCGCAACTGTCGGAGTTCGAAAGCCGAGCAGCAGCGCAACTGTCGGAGTTCGAAAGCCGAGCAGCAGCGCACCTGTTGGAGCGCCAAAGCCGAGCAGCAGCGCACCTGTTGGAGCGCCAAAGTCGAGCATCAGCGCACCTGTTGGAGCGCCAAAGTCGAGCCCCATCACTCCTGTAGCAGCTCCAAAGAGCAGTCCAAGCAAGTCTGCAAAGGCTCACAAGGCCAGAAACACCACCGCGGCCGCAGCTCCGCGGTCTGGCGCGGCCACCCCAGCGGAGTCTCCGAGGACCAGTGCCGCCGCCCCCGTCATGGATGCAAGTGCAGATGCACCCGATTCAAGCATTGGATTACCACCATCGTCCACAGCACCTGCAGAAGCGCCTGGCCCGAGTTCTTCAGCTGCCCGGGTGGTTGCAGGTCTGACCCTTGGGCTTACCATGGGTGCTGCTGCTATCCTTGGTGCCATTTGA
- the LOC135635916 gene encoding uncharacterized protein LOC135635916 has translation MQTIIPLVSPPTSSHSTLPPPRQRSAAQNPAPLPESPTSPPGQSTQPGSRGAEDPATHPTPVAPLSDLAEGLWAQLRLVGRRLDEVQREVRRTRGDPGAEQHRGSPFTPEIQEHAIPPHFRLPSLDAYDGATDPADHVAAFRTQMALYGTSDALTCRAFPTTLRGPARAWYNNLKTASIASFDQLAKDFELNFLAHAKPRPSVAMLLGLNQKEDEPLSHFVDRFTIQIRGLTDAHPSLMMQAFMMGLRPTRFFWSLVERPPTSVPEMLQRANQFVAAEAWMVGRRDERKRVKPEQPRQQQPATSRRRAGGLDNAVPRSPPPSLNSSRTEIFLHIKEKGLLKDPHPMNSPRELADRSKYCRFHRQPGHDTEECRELKRQIEELIRRGHLGSYLRPEKEFSPRPEGPIERHIDVITGGPASGGNSMAGGKAYARASRAEASKHEKGPEVTFPTGGPVPAEHDDALVISARIANAQDKDSDDLLSSG, from the exons ATGCAGACCATCATTCCGCTGGTCTCTCCTCCAACGTCTTCGCACTCAACCCTGCCTCCACCACGGCAACGGTCCGCCGCCCAGAACCCCGCACCGCTTCCCGAGTCTCCCACTTCGCCTCCGGGCCAATCGACCCAACCCGggagccgaggagcggaggaCCCAGCGACGCACCCGACGCCCGTAGCCCCGCTTTCAGACTTGGCGGAGGGCCTGTGGGCCCAGCTACGCCTCGTAGGCCGCCGACTGGACGAGGTGCAGCGTGAGGTTCGCCGGACCAGGGGAGACCCGGGGGCCGAGCAACACCGGGGGTCCCCTTTcacccccgagattcaagagcatgcgatcccgccgcattttcggctcccTTCATTAGACGCCTACGATGGCGCCACCGACCCGGCTGACCACGTAGCCGCTTTCCGCACCCAGATGGCGCTGTATGGGACGTCCGACGCCCTGACGTGCAGGGCTTTCCCGACAACCCTGCGAGGCCCAGCCCGGGCGTGGTACAACAATCTGAAGACCGCGtccatcgcctctttcgaccagttggccaaggatttcgaacttaactTTCTGGCTCACGCCAAGCCGAGGCCGTCGGTGGcaatgctcctcgggctcaaccagaaggaggacgagcccctttctcacttcGTGGACCGCTTCACCATACAAATTCGCGGGCTGActgatgctcacccctctttgatgatgcaggcattcatgatgggcctgcggcctacccgattcttttggtctctggtggagcgaccccccacttcgGTACCCGAAATGTTACAACGCGCAAACCAGTTCGTCGCTGCTGAAGCATGGATGGTTGGAAGGCGCGACGAGCGCAAGAGGGTTAAGCCAGAGCAGCCCCGGCAGCAACAGCCCGCTACCTCCCGGCGTAGGGCTGGCGGACTCGACAATGCGGTACCCAGGTCCCCTCCCCCAAGCCTGAACTCCTCCCGGaccgaaatatttctccacatcaAGGAGAAAGGTCTTCTCAAAGATCCTCACCCGATGAATAGCCCGCGCGAACTCGCGGACCGCTCTAAATACTGCCGTTTTcaccgacagcccggtcacgacaccgaggagtgtcgagaattaaaaaggcaaattgaggagctcatccgccgaggaCACCTCGGCTCATACCTCCGGCCAGAAAAGGAGTTCTCGCCACGCCCGGAGGGACCCATCGAGCGgcacatagatgtcataaccggcgggcCAGCGTCCGGAGGGAACTCCATGGCGGGCGGAAAGGCCTACGCCAGGGCCTCCCGAGCCGAAGCTTCCAAACATGAAAAAGgccccgaagtcaccttcccgaccgggggACCCGTGCCAGCCGAACATGATGACGCACtggtgatatcagccagaatcgccaacgcacaa GACAAAGACAGTGATGACCTCCTTTCTAGTGGTTga
- the LOC135635929 gene encoding uncharacterized protein LOC135635929, translating to MKQHLANLPRLVSVSPGEKLSLYLAASQHAVSSVLVKENSGDQLPVYYVSHMLSGPEGRYPPIEKLALALVLSARRLRPYFQAHPIEVITDRPLRLVLSKFDVAGRLLKWAVELGEHDIQYTPRTAIKAQSVADFIAELTPSTGEELEPPRDTWTLHVDGSANAKGAGAGLVLVTPDGRSIERSFRFGFRATNNEAEYEALLAGLRLALEMRVTDIRVITDSQLVARQLDGEYEARDSTMAKYLAQVKNLATKFIHFELSNVPRSENQRADTLAKLASGSAPRARPETEELPHRAIEVVATVTDDAPATWVQEMLRFKRDGTLPDDETAARRLRRTQAWYSEEGGRLYKRSFSRPLIRCLEPNEARTVLSDMHEGACGEHMGERALAHKILRQGYYWPTMRQDAKAFVRRCSSCQEHARIARQPAVLFTPVDCAWPFAQWVEAEPLATITESRVERFVWRNLITRFGLPQSIVTDNGPQFAGRRFQKFCAEHKIQLRFSSVAYPQANGLAEVTNRSIVDGPKRRVSAARSAWIEELPSVLWALHTTPKTPTGESPYSLSFGTEAVLPSEVAVPTPRTAGYSEEASYEGLRSNLDLLEERPASAHQKALSYKRAVARVYNRRVRPRSIKIEDLVLRKIEVSHPTQVRGKLAPKWEGPYRVIEVSRPGTFRLATMDGDPVPRTWNIQNLRKYFI from the exons atgaagcaacacctggccaacctcccccgactcgTGTCAGTCTCCCCAGGGGAGAAGTTGAGCCTCTACCTCGCCGCCTCTCAGCACGCGGTCAGCTCGGTTCTGGTCAAGGAAAACTCCGGCGACCAACTgccggtctactatgtcagccacatgcTAAGCGGACCAGAGGGACGCTACCCGCCAATCGAAAAGCTGGCACTAGCGCTCGTCCTGTCAGCGCGAAGGCTCCGCCCTtacttccaggcccacccgatagaggtaataacTGACCGGCCGCTTCGGCTCGTTCTGTCTAAATTCGACGTTGCAGGGCgcctcctcaaatgggcagtggagctcggcgagcatgacatACAGTACACGCCTCGGACCGCCAttaaagcccagtccgtggcagACTTTATCGCGGAGCTGACCCCGAGTACAGGCGAAGAACTCGAGCCACCGCGTGACACGTGGACTCTCCACGTAGACGGGTCGGCCAACGCAAAGGGCGCCGGCGCAGGGCTGGTGCTGGTGACACCTGATGGCCGCTCGATTGAGCGCTCCTTCCGTTTCGGGTtcagggccaccaacaacgaagcaGAATACGAGGCTCTCCTGGCAGGGCTCCGATTGGCGCTGGAGATGCgggtgaccgacatacgcgtaatcaccgactcacagctggtggctaggcagctcgacgGCGAATACGAAGCCCGGGACTCGACCATGGCGAAATACTTGGCACAGGTAAAAAACCTTGCCACCAAGTTCAtccattttgaattgtcgaatgttcctaggagcgagaaccagcgagccgacaccctgGCAAAACTGGCGTCCGGCTCGGCCCCCAGGGCTCGACCCGAGACCGAAGAGCTCCCCCACCGAGCCATAGAGGTCGTCGCCACCGTCACGGACGACGCGCCGGCCACCTGGGTACAAgagatgctacgcttcaagcgaGACGGGACCCTACCCGACGACGAAACAGCGGCTCGACGCTTGCGTCGGACGCAGGCATGGTACTCTGAGGAAGGAGGACGGTTGTACAAGCGGTCTTTCTCGCGCCCCTTGATACGCTGTCTAGAGCCGAACGAAGCCCGGACagttctgtccgacatgcatgaAGGGGCCTGCGGGGAACATATGGGCGAacgagccctggcgcacaagatactccgacaggggtattactggccgaccatgcgccaggacgcgaaagctttcgtgcggcgatgcagctcatgccaggagcacgcccgcaTCGCCCGACAGCcggcggtcctgttcacccccgtcgactgtgcttggccattcgcgca gtgggtcgaagccgagcccctagcCACCATTACGGAGTCACGAGTGGAAaggttcgtgtggagaaacctcaTAACACGGTTTggcctgccccagtccatcgtcaCCGATAATGGACCTCAATTCGCCGGCAGGAGGTTCCAAAAGTTTTGCGCCGAGCACAAAATTCAGCTGAgattcagctcggtggcttacccccaggcgaACGGGCTAGCTGAAGTAACCAACCGGTCTATCGTCGACGGTCCCAAGAGGAGGGTGTCCGCTgcccgatcggcttggatcgaagagctcccgagcgtcctgtgggcgctgcacactacccccaagaccccgaccggggagtctccctacagcctctcgttcgggaccgaggccgtatTACCATCCGAAGTAGCCGTCCCAACTCCGCGGACAGCAGGCTACAGCGAAGAGGCCTCGTATGAAGGACTCCGATCCAACCTGGATCTGCTCGAGGAAAGACCGGCCAGCGCACACCAGAAAgctctttcttacaaaagagccgtggcaagggtctacaaccggagGGTGCGACCCCGGTCGATAAAGATTGAGGacctggtcctgcgcaaaatcgaggtcagccacccaacccaagtaagggggaaactggccccGAAGTGGGAAGGACCCTACCGGGTCATCGAAGTATCCCGACCGGGGACGTTCCGActcgcaacaatggatggcgaccccgtgccccggacttggaacatacagaaccttagaAAATACTTCATCTGA